Part of the Nicotiana sylvestris chromosome 2, ASM39365v2, whole genome shotgun sequence genome, cttgtatataaaaatataaaactccAGAACCTTTAGTAGCGAAGGAATTCAGTTTTTACTGTTCTTCTTTGTTCCTTCTTCTCTCAAGCCCTAATGTacaatttcttctttgatttctggTGCAAATCGAAGCTTTACAGTGTACGTATCAATTTTTAGGAGTTTTCCTAGTTTTCTGCCTACTTTTTCTAGGACCTCCTTATCATAAAACTCAGTGGGTAGTTATGGTAGTCTTACCCAAATTGCAGTGAAGGATAGAGTCGCTTCTTGTGGGACGAATTTGGGTTCCCATCTTCTGACTGAGAGGAAGTTTCCTGAGATAAACCATGGTTTTTGTATAGCTTTCACTAGATTCTCCTCTTTACCAAATTTGACTATGGAAAAATCTCATCCTAGGTCGATCAAGATCAACTGTTCGTATGGGTTCCATAAGTCAACTAGTTTAGATCGGAGGAGATAGTGGGGCATTTTCTTTCCAAAGAGTTTTATGATGACTGAGTAACGCCATGGTTCATATAGCCTATTTTTATCCTCTTGAGAAAGCATGATATGACCTattgtttcatttcctttttgtTGCGTTAAGGTGTATTGAATTTCTGAAGCGAAGTAATCCGCTTGTGTAGTATTTTGCTTATCTAGTAGTATTTTCTTGTAGGAGTGGGATTGAGTTGTGTCTTCTTCCATGATAGTAGGGGTGTCAATAGATATtcgaaaaccgactaaaccgaccgaaccgtaccgcaccgaaccgatttttaggtttctttttaaaaaaaccgtaggtttttatataaatctataactgcaccgataattagggtaggttttttattttataaaaataaaccggaAAAaaaaccgaaccgtaccgaataaattttacatgtagaaaatatatttatttagtaagtttaaaaataataatgcataaaattttctttgggccttggaattatgaaaactattacaagtcaacaagtaattaaactcaaaatactaattcctaaaacctattatgttaattctacttaaactaagttattccaagtatctttattagcaagacacaaagtattctagcaattatgagtaacaaactacaatgtattgaatatgtttcctttcatataatttagttttatctttttgaatacttaatcttctatagactttattcttgagtcctaGCTTGGTATATCTTCAActcgtgtgattaatattttctttgcctttgtttgatttcttttacgctgttgtagaatagttgatggatctatactctagccatatttccttttttttaattcatcaccctttaaacagtaaaaatgtctagagagttttgctaagtcctataaaagaacgtacgttattgcaattctacttctactggtgaattttacatgatattaaaaaaataccgaaaattaaccgaaccgtaccgataccaaagagaaaccgacatgattgggacggtttcgaaaagtcgaattttggttatacataatagaataaccgaaaaattggtatggtacaaattttataaaataacagACTGAACCGAACTATTGACACCCCTACATGACAGTGTCGTCCGGTAATTCTAGTGGTATGTTTGGTGATTTGGGTGGGTTTTCCATTGATTGTTTGCAGTGATGGATGAGAGTTTCTCCCTCTGACGCATAAAGTTCTACTTTAATTTAAATAGCAAGCATGTCCAACTGAAAGATCTTATCCTCCTTCGACCTTTTCTATGAAAGCAGACCGtctaaatttttaaattttttagtgACAAAAGCAAGCATCTCCTTAATTTACACACCAAATTAATGAGGATTACGACTTTGAATTTGGAATCACTCAAAAACACTGCTGTCCACATCTTCATAGCAAATTGGTTAGGACTTTGTGACAACTAATCTATAACGGTAAGGCTGGTTATATCCAATTTAAAGGTCTAATTATACGCATTAACCGTacagttttttaaaaaatattattcgTATAATTTAATATATGTTATAATAAATCATTTCTTATAAACTTTTTCCTACAAGTAACTTGAATTAATGGTGTAAAAAATATTATGTAAGTATACAAAACTTAAATTATATACTTAATCCTCCCACACTCCATACCTATACGTCCTTATCCAATAATGAGACCACGCCAATAAAGCATAGCCCCACCAGCCTTGATTATCACAAAACCAAAGAAAATCCAACTTCCCACTGCTCCTCCAATGTGAATATATTACAAAAAGTAGGCTTAACCTCTTTTCATTTCGTTTCTTGCTTCCCATTCAGTTCAGATAAAAATTTGTCGTAATGGAATTGAGTTACCCCTTTCCCACTTCTTCCTCAAAAAAAAATATCTCTTGCCATAATAAGGTACAatcatcacacacacacacagagtaCATTACCTGTGAAAGCACCTTTAGTATTATTCAAAAGTAGTATTATGGTTTTAGTGGAACCTTTAAATAAATTACTACCATAATCGGAGTCAAATTCAAACTCAAATTTGATgggtttaatttttaaaaaatttatcgTCCAATTTACCACGCGTTTGAAATTATAGATTCAGTTTTaacattttaatgattttttgcTTATATATCTATTTTTTGTGTTTGAAAATATTGGATTTAGTTAAATATGCAACATCCACCAAGGGAACCTTTTCTAGTACATTTCCACAAATTCACACGCACACGCACTAAGAAAAGGTTAGTTACTTGTCCATATAATTATATACCAAAATATAAGTGGAGAACCATAATACCAAAAAAGCAAGATTCTctagaggaaaaagaaaaaaaaagaagaagaatgggGAACAACATTggaggaaataagaagaagacAAAGGTGATGAAGATTAACGGCGAAATCTTGAAACTGAAAACACCAGTAACAACCTCGGACGTAGTAAAAGACTACCCAGGTCATGTTTTACTGGAATCAGAAGCAGCGAAGAAATTTGGTGTGAGAGCTAAGCCACTGGAACCAGAACAAGAACTGAAGCCAAACAAAATATATTTCCTTGTAGAATTGCCTCTGTTTCCTAAAGAAGAAAATCGTAGAGTTCCAAGAAGAGTGAAATCTGCTGTTCAGATGAGTGCAAAGGATCGGCTCGAGTGTCTCATGTTAACACGAAGATCGGCTTCTGATTTGTCGATTTTGAAGCCGAATAATGGACCTATTCAGTTGAAGATGAAGCTGCCGAGGACTTTAGTTCAGAAGCTGGTAGAAGAAAGCAGAGATGAAACAGAGGTGGCTGAGAAAATTATGGATCTTTGTATGCCGAATTCCAGTTATGGCAGTTAATTAGTTTTTTTGCTTGGTTTGCAGCTCTTAACTTTTTTTGTTTTGGTTTGGTTGTGATTTGTGAAGTACAGATGATAAGGTCAAATTTAGTTTCAAGAATTGCATATAGTTTCACAGGTCCTTCTGCTTGCCTTTAATTTTTCTTTAATGGAACCATCTGTTTATTTGGTGGTAGTGTTGTTATATGTATTGATTGTGTTGTTTAATTTTTCTGTGTTAGCAAAAGGATTATAAATGTAAATTAGGAAGATAAGGTTGTCTTAATTTGGTTGAGAGTTGAGGATTGAGATTTGAGACCATTCGTCAAGGAGGATGACGCCTATACTCTTAATAGTGGATGTAGCCCTCATCCATACCACTtctattttggtttttcttctctGTCCCAATTTATTTTGGCaacattttcttttttatttttacagtAAAGATTAACATTTTTCATATTTAAGACATTAAAATAGTTTTACCTTCCCATTTTGCAATTGACGTGGTTTGTCAATTGAGTACAAAGAACAAATTATTTGGTACGAGGACACTTGTGATACTTTATATCTGTCCTGTGTCCAAATGGCTCTTATTTTTTTAAGCTTAGTGTTAGTGTTGTGCTAAATTTACAACAAACAAATTAGGACACATGGAATATATCTTTATCAATAATGGCatagaagaaaaataagaaaagagaaaaggtttGTGTTGGCCGTTCGCGTTTAGAAAGTTTGATTTTAGGAGCTTAAAGTGTCTGTTGAAggacaaaataaaaattaaaggaCAATTATCCTTTTAGATCTTTTTCGTTGGTTTTGTCTAGGTCAAGGAGTGAGATGAAACAGAAGCTGGGAATGGAAATCAAGAAGAGATTAATTAGAAGATAAGATTTTGGTGGGCACAAAGGTAGTGAGACACTAACGATTGTTTGCTTCAGTGGGCGAAAATAGGCCAACAGACTCGTCAGATGAAACATGTTCCTGTCTAGCTCAGTTATTAGATAATAAGCTAATAATATACCATGGTAAGTTTTTGGTTTCATCCAAAGAAATGATAATGAAACTTTAGGGGTGTGTTTGGTTGATATAGCTGCAAATACCACAAATTATAATGAAGGAAATTCCAAACCACAAATTTGCATGTACTAGACTCATAATCTACCTTTAGTCCTTTTTACCCTTGAGTAAATTAAAGTCTCCAACTCAGTATTCACACTCACGGCTCCTAAGGCAGAGTAACAGAGAAAAAAGTCGGCAGAAGTTGAAGTGAAGAATTCATCAATCAGTCCAACACAAGATTCCCATTAGCATCATAAGAAATTTTGCCAGAAAATTCCAAAGGGCGACACTTTTCTCCTTTAATAATAGTTCTCTTCCACAGTGCATTTTCGTCTTCCCATTCTACTAATTGATCATCATCATGTTTCATTTTCCTCCAAGATATCATTTTGAACATCAATAGAGCTTTACTGCTTATGCTGCTCTCTAGCCTTTCCACTGGCCTTTTACCACCCAATCGCACACtactattctttttctttttctcttctcttttgtGAAATCCACCTCCACATAAAAATACCCTCATAGATAATACAGCCATAATTTCTAGCAgagtaataaaaaaaaaggagacggaaaataaagagggaaaaatgaaaaggggatcaaaggaaagaaaacaaagtTAGGGATGAATGGTTGCTTCCTCTAGCGTTATGGCTTTATACTATTGAGTAGGAAGACCAGTATTACTACTATTTTCTACCATACACAAAAGTCATAGCCTCAAGGGAAATTCCTATTGCCTTCTGCATTGCTGTAACTAAATTGACTATGACAAGGCATTAGTACTCCTCGGTCCTCAGTCCTTGCAATGGAATGGATGAAAGTGTTGCCGTGAGGAAAGTGTCATACGTACTGACTTGACTCTGCTGACTTGACTCGTCTCTGAACAAAGACAAACACTAGAAGCATTTCTCTACATGCGTTAAGTAAAAGTTTGGACTAGAAAAACTGAAAATTGCGTCTTGTCCACTCCACGCGTTTTTCTATATTTTGTCTTGATTGTTTGTGTACTGTTAAAACCGGGCCTATCCGATTTTACTGTTTGATCGAGGCTAGGGAATTGCGTCAAAAGTAGGCCTCGCAACGGACCAGACCGAGGTACGAGGATAAGGCATCGAGTTCGAGGACCGAGGCACTTATCGAAGATCGAGGCCAGTAGCGATTAAGACCAAAAGAGACAGACATTGAGCAAAACACAATAAAGGAAAGGCGAGATATCTGAGACTGACcgaagatcatggcgtaaatctccgaacatatcaaatcaagggcggttattTAGTTAATCAAGGGATTTACTTTcataattagaattgtaccataaataggattcctctactatataaagagggtcctAATCTATCTTGTAACTATCTTACATTCACGTATATCAAAGCAATACGATACTTTCTAGCTTACATTCTTGTTCATCAGTTTGCTTCTTAACTGTTTTGGGCACCGATCAGTTCGAGGACACTTAAGCTCGAGGACTGAATCACGTTTCAGGACTGGTTTGCTTTATCTTATTGTTAATCTTTACTGCTAATTTCtacatttatcaattggtattaggtaaaattcacgtgtccttaaaaccgCATTATAAGtgtaattgttatccaatttttaaggtaaacagtttggcacccaccgtagggataaggataatagtgattgcctaaTATTAATCCtcataacacacactattttacgcttgttctcgtaagtgtctttgatttcaggaatcaaTATTTCAAACTCTCAAGCAGCACCTACTCACACAGACACCGGCATTGGTCTTCATGGCGAGAATGAGAACATAGTCGCCTCGGGAAACGGAGTACCTCCAGTCAATCCCGATGTACCACCAGCCATAGATCCAGTCATTGTCAGTTCTCATGTTGTCATTCATGAAAATTTAGGCACCGACCCTGAAAATAGCGTCCATAGAGATGCATGGACAGCCGATCAAAACACACAGAACGGTAAAGAAGGCGGGATTATCctttaaatgatatttgaaatATCGTAGACTCAGCAAGCTGTGATAGCACatctccaaaatcagaatcgagcACCAAGCAGAATTAAACTCGATACATCACAGGAAGTTATTCATAGTGTCGAACCTGTACCTGAAAAATCAAACATAATGGATCGGGAACTGACCCCGccatcatgaagatgctcgaggagctcagtAAACAGATCGAAtcgggagaaaagaaaatcgaggTTAATGACAAGGTGGAAACGTACAATTCACGGGTTAACCAAATATCATAGGCACCCCCGATTCTAAAGGgtttagattcgaagaagtttgtgcAGAAGCCTTTCCCTCCAAGTGCGGCCCCGAAACTCATTCTAAAGAAGTTCCACATGCCAGATATTCccaaatacaatggaaccactaatcctaatgagcatgtcacttcttatacatgcgtaataaaaagaaatgacttagaagatgacgAAAAATGAATCTGTTCTAttgaagaagtttggagaaactttatcggagagggcaatgatatggtaccacaatttgcTGCCCAACTCCATTGATTCCTTCGCCATGCTTGTTGATTGGttcataaaggcacacgccaGAGTAATAAAGTTCGTGACTAGGAAGTCGGACCTCTTCAAAGTGAGACAAAACGACAATGAAATgctaagggaattcgtatctcggttcCAGATGGAACGCATGGACCTACACCTGGTCACCGATGATTGGGCTATCAAatccttcactcaaggtttgaacgagcgaagttcgatagcatcacgacaactaaagcagaatttgattgaatatccaACTGTGACCTGGGCCGATGTGCataaccgataccagtcaaagatcagggtggAGGATGATCAGTTAGGAGCTCCTTCCGGTTTCGTCTACCCAAATAGATCTGATGGTAGAGTTCAAAGGGACATCGATAGAGAGCCCCGGTCAAAAAAAGATCGGTACCAACCATACAGCGCAGATTGTAGAAACAACAAACCGAGACGTAATCCCGTTCAAAATGATCGAAGGAATGATCGAGGATAAAACTCCCGAGGGATCATGAGTAAGAGTGGATTCGATAAACATGTTGAGCCTAAAGAAGCGCCACAATTATCAGAATAGAACTTCAGCATCGATGCATCGGGTATTGTATCAGCCATTGGATGATCAAGGATACTAGGTAGCCCAAACCCCTACATACCGATCCAGCTCAAAGGAACCCTAATCAAATGTGCAAATACCATGGAACCTATGGTCACAGAACCAAATACTGCAGACAGTTAAGGGATGAGGTAGCCCATTTGTTCAAGGAGGGTCACCTTCGAGAGTTCCTGAGTGACCGAGCTAAAAATCACTTTAGAGACACAGATGCaaacaagaaaaacaaacaaGAGGAATCACAGCACgtgattcatatgatcgttggtggggtcgatattcctcaaggCCCAATATTTAAATGCACCCAGGTGACAATCACAAGGGAGAAACATACTCGGGACTATATACCAGAAGATTCCTTGTCTTTCAATGATGAGGATGCAGAAGGATCGAATAGCCTTACAACGACGCgctggtaatatctatccttatgaataaaattcaagttaaatgtgtgttgattgatccaggtagctcggcaaaCGTTACTCGATTgagggtcgtagagcaactcGGCCTCCAAGATCAAATCATGCCTGCAGCTCGAGTACTcaacggcttcaacatggcaagtgaaaccaccaaaggggaaattATTTTGCCAGTAAATATGGTCGGGACTATCCAAGAAACAAAGTTCCATAGAATAAaaggtgacatgagatacaacgcgcTACTCGGAAGACATTGGATTAATAATATGAGGGCAGTATCTCCAATGCttcatcaagtcttgaaattccaACGTCGGAAGGAATCAAAACGGTGTACGACGAATAACCCTCCGccaaagagatgtttgcaatcgaTAAAGTAGTACCAGTATCGACGCTTTCATCAACAAAGGGATTAGAGTCAAAGGGAAAGCAAGAAGTCAAATAGCAATCACAGGCACCGGCCTCGGCCCCATCAAAGGAGCAGGAGATCTTCGAGGATGAAGATTatatgatacctcgaaccttcatAACCCCCCGATGATTTTGATGCAACGAAGTTAATGGTCGAGGAGCTGGAACAACTCATACTGATCAAGCATCTTCCCAattgaaaggtatacctgggcatggTGTTAACTCTCGAGCTCAGGGAAAAACTCGTTCAATTCCTTTTAAATAACAGGGATTGTTTTGTTTGGTCTCACCTGGATATGAAAAGAATCCCACCGGAGATCAGAATACATCGATTGAGCCTGGACCCGAAGTTCAGACCGGTtaaacaaaagagaa contains:
- the LOC104240815 gene encoding uncharacterized protein At1g66480-like produces the protein MQHPPREPFLVHFHKFTRTRTKKRLVTCPYNYIPKYKWRTIIPKKQDSLEEKEKKRRRMGNNIGGNKKKTKVMKINGEILKLKTPVTTSDVVKDYPGHVLLESEAAKKFGVRAKPLEPEQELKPNKIYFLVELPLFPKEENRRVPRRVKSAVQMSAKDRLECLMLTRRSASDLSILKPNNGPIQLKMKLPRTLVQKLVEESRDETEVAEKIMDLCMPNSSYGS
- the LOC138885261 gene encoding uncharacterized protein, translated to MTKNESVLLKKFGETLSERAMIWYHNLLPNSIDSFAMLVDWFIKAHARVIKFVTRKSDLFKVRQNDNEMLREFVSRFQMERMDLHLVTDDWAIKSFTQGLNERSSIASRQLKQNLIEYPTVTWADVHNRYQSKIRVEDDQLGAPSGFVYPNRSDGRVQRDIDREPRSKKDRYQPYSADCRNNKPRRNPVQNDRRNDRG